In a genomic window of Terriglobales bacterium:
- a CDS encoding DUF3108 domain-containing protein: MGLLATAAAAQTRPSPAPPQAPPAATSTIGSASHIRPPAPGYRFPGKLTYVYSVDWRLWNAGTATLHMESAGAQQKVNGAADSIGFAAVLFTVHTRFESLFDPATFCSASLHKQSQEGARRRDTWIRFDYAAGKRLLDEKDLKTGKSKHTEAPIPGCITDVLSGIYYLASLPLTVGSTYYFPLNDGGQTVDVKAHVEARETIKTEAGTFQALRVQPEAASGVLKDRGQVWIWYSDDAAHIPVQARARMFWGTLTVHLVRVEHQ; this comes from the coding sequence GGACTGCTGGCCACGGCGGCCGCCGCGCAGACCCGGCCCAGTCCCGCGCCACCCCAGGCGCCGCCGGCGGCGACCTCCACCATCGGCTCGGCCTCGCACATCCGCCCGCCCGCGCCCGGCTATCGCTTCCCCGGGAAGCTGACCTACGTCTACAGCGTGGACTGGCGGCTGTGGAACGCGGGCACGGCCACGCTGCACATGGAGTCCGCCGGCGCGCAGCAGAAGGTGAACGGCGCCGCCGACTCCATCGGCTTCGCCGCCGTGCTGTTCACCGTGCACACCCGCTTCGAGTCGCTTTTCGATCCCGCCACCTTCTGCTCCGCCAGCCTGCACAAGCAGAGCCAGGAGGGCGCGCGCCGCCGCGACACCTGGATCCGCTTCGACTACGCCGCCGGCAAGCGCCTGCTCGACGAGAAGGACCTGAAGACCGGCAAGAGCAAGCACACCGAGGCGCCCATCCCCGGCTGCATCACCGACGTGCTCTCCGGGATCTACTACCTGGCCTCGCTGCCGCTCACCGTGGGCAGCACCTACTACTTCCCGCTCAACGACGGCGGGCAGACGGTGGACGTGAAGGCGCACGTGGAGGCGCGTGAGACCATCAAGACCGAGGCCGGGACCTTCCAGGCGCTGCGGGTGCAGCCGGAGGCGGCCTCGGGGGTGCTCAAGGACCGCGGCCAGGTGTGGATCTGGTACTCCGACGACGCCGCCCATATCCCGGTGCAGGCGCGCGCCCGCATGTTCTGGGGGACGCTCACCGTGCACCTGGTGCGGGTGGAGCATCAGTAG